A window from Hypomesus transpacificus isolate Combined female chromosome 26, fHypTra1, whole genome shotgun sequence encodes these proteins:
- the tram2 gene encoding translocating chain-associated membrane protein 2 produces the protein MAFRRRNKSYPFFSQEFLIQNHADIVFSLVIFILIGLMFEATAKTAIQFIQPQYNISTLSPEGEVTLYQYGWRDCATILFYFFITIILHAVVQEYILDKVNRRLHLSKSKNTKFNESGQLCVFHLVSSVWSLYILITEGYLLHPSSLWENYPHVHLRFQVKLFYLTQLAYWLHALPELYFQKVRKEEIPRQLQYISLYLLHISAAYLLNLSRVGLVLLFLQYLSELGFHIARLFYFTDESHHKMFDLWAVSFALTRMVTLTVMFLAVGFGLARAENQGLDWETGNFNTALLRMTVLLLVCLTQSWLLWKFIRFQLRRWREFRHEQAARKRAATKQPARPLKRDSLGHHENGIIKAENGASPRTKKIKAP, from the exons ATGGCATTTCGAAGAAGAAACAAGAGTTATCCTTTCTTCAGCCAGGAATTCCTCATTCAGAACCATGCCGACATCGTCTTTAGTTTGGTGATTTTTATTTTGATTGGATTGATGTTTGAG GCAACAGCAAAGACTGCCATTCAGTTTATTCAACCTCAGTACAACATCAGCACTCTATCACCAG agggcgaGGTGACACTCTATCAGTATGGGTGGAGAGATTGCGCCACCATCCTCTTCTACTTCTTTATCACAATCATCCTACACGCTGTGGTGCAGGAGTACATCCTGGAC AAAGTTAACAGGCGATTACACCTCTCAAAGAGCAAGAACACCAAGTTTAACGAGTCaggccagctgtgtgtgtttcacctgGTGTCCAGTGTGTGGAGTCTCTATATCCTCATAACA GAAGGATACCTCCTGCATCCCAGCAGCCTTTGGGAGAATTATCCTCATGTTCACCTCAG GTTTCAGGTGAAACTCTTCTACCTCACTCAGCTAGCCTACTGGCTCCATGCCCTGCCAGAGCTCTATTTCCAGAAAGTGCGCAAG GAGGAAATTCCACGTCAGCTTCAGTACATCTCTTTGTATCTGCTGCACATCTCAGCAGCCTATCTGTTAAA tTTGAGCCGTGTGGGACTGGTGCTCCTGTTCTTGCAGTACTTGTCCGAACTGGGCTTCCACATCGCCAGGCTCTTCTACTTCACAGATGAGAGTCACCACAAGAT GTTTGACCTGTGGGCGGTGAGTTTTGCATTGACGAGGATGGTGACCCTGACCGTCATGTTCCTGGCCGTTGGCTTCGGGTTGGCTCGGGCAGAGAAccaggggctggactgggagacGGGTAACTTCAACACAGCGCTGTTAAG GatgactgtgctgctgctggtgtgtCTGACCCAGTCCTGGCTCCTGTGGAAGTTCATCCGTTTCCAGCTACGACGGTGGCGAGAATTCAGACATGAACAGGCGGCACGCAAAAGGGCTGCCACCAAACAACCCGCTCGGCCGCTGAAGAGAGACTCcc TTGGACACCATGAAAACGGTATAATCAAAGCTGAAAACGGAGCATCACCCCGGACCAAGAAAATCAAGGCCCCCTAA
- the LOC124487365 gene encoding PR domain zinc finger protein 1-like isoform X1, whose amino-acid sequence MCGSSKGFTASASQLDTAMLISEESPSTLGVILATAATTVEWDMDMTAWSEAEFEERCTYTVKDQLLDNDPEGDKGRTQAERSLPRNLAFKRCPESTEVLGVTSIELIPKGTRFGPLVGQSYTNETVPKNANRKYFWRVFSEGRLHHILDGLDEDRSNWMRYVNPACRPEEQNLAACQTGMAIYFYTVQPVCPGQELLVWYCPEFAQRLNCLPPPIRLVTERMGQSGSQEKTSEKRGYSVSEILRKEHTKRHPTSSPLRPTSPPSRHPVFPLCPQVVYPIHPCVDLLDHPSYKPVRYCGPSTPIRPASYPVAPHIHFPVKHNLGALAMGKHYPESSLSGRSNTSLRHAPYLIPTYPQSLNNILPQPHSFFSDRLQSHLPHPLLSFEGYLHFPPPPASEHTPLALPVALTNSNKASTCTLTNRGKDFEDFTNSTNIYLRNPVVRLEDSYRDLKHSPSFPYEDPSPPTTHSASSVVTSLRDVSSPLTPNGGSPVMGLAVSSVRLPSKSTSAILRSGHLAGGAVDLRKVKRGRVIGYKTLSYPLSRQNGKIRYECNICGKIFGQLSNLKVHLRVHSGERPFRCQTCSKDFTQLAHLQKHFLVHTGEKPHECQVCHKRFSSTSNLKTHQRLHSGERPYLCKLCPARFTQFVHLKLHKHLHSGERPHHCQYCSRSYLHRCSLQVHLQGFCPAPAPSSNLPHGLLQEELHRVNAEIDRFDLSEAAERLETMAVEAEMDKGSIGTLIRETELVTSSHQGCTGETLSLEHNGYEVAGKSLVLRLHHSGTLPHDPTNIKQETGCISEV is encoded by the exons gCCTCTGCCTCCCAGCTTGACACAGCCATGCTCATCTCAGAGGAGTCGCCCAGCACCCTAGGGGTCATCCTCGCCACAGCGGCAACGACAGTCGAGTGGGACATGGATATGACGGCATGGAGCGAGGCTGAGTTCGAGGAGAGGTGCACATACACAGTGAAGGACCAGCTGTTGGACAATGACCCAGAGGGGGACAAGGGCAGGACGCAAGCAGAGAGGTCTCTACCGAGGAACCTGGCCTTCAAGCGATGTCCCGAGTCCACAGAA GTGCTTGGAGTGACCAGCATTGAGCTCATTCCAAAGGGGACACGATTCGGCCCCCTGGTTGGGCAGAGCTACACCAATGAAACGGTCCCAAAGAATGCAAACAGAAAGTACTTTTGGAGG GTTTTCTCCGAAGGCCGATTGCATCACATCCTGGACGGCTTGGATGAGGACAGGAGTAACTGGATGCGGTATGTTAACCCTGCGTGTCGTCCGGAAGAGCAGAACCTGGCAGCATGCCAGACTGGCATGGCCATCTACTTCTATACCGTACAGCCCGTGTGCCCGGGCCAGGAGCTGCTGGTATGGTACTGCCCGGAGTTTGCTCAACGCCTCAACTGCCTTCCACCCCCGATACGGCTGGTGACGGAGAGGATGG GGCAGAGTGGGAGTCAGGAGAAGACCTCAGAGAAGAGAGGATACAGTGTGTCGGAAATCCTCAGGAAGGAGCATACCAAGCGTCatcccacctccagccccctaCGGCCCACCAGCCCCCCATCCCGGCACCCTGTCTTCCCCCTGTGTCCTCAGGTGGTCTACCCCATCCACCCCTGCGTGGACCTCCTCGACCATCCCAGCTACAAACCTGTCAGATACTGTGGCCCTTCAACCCCCATTAGACCAGCAAGTTATCCTGTAGCACCCCATATCCACTTCCCTGTCAAGCACAACCTGGGTGCTCTTGCCATGGGCAAACATTACCCAGAGTCCTCTCTGTCTGGTCGATCAAACACAAGTCTACGGCATGCACCCTACCTCATTCCTACCTACCCGCAAAGCCTCAACAACATCCTACCTCAACCACACTCCTTCTTCAGCGATAGACTTCAATCCCATCTTCCACATCCCTTACTTTCTTTTGAAGGTTATCTGCACTTCCCGCCTCCCCCAGCCAGTGAGCATACACCCCTGGCACTTCCTGTAGCATTGACCAATAGCAACAAAGCCAGCACGTGCACTCTGACAAATAGAGGCAAAGATTTTGAAGACTTCACAAATTCAACTAATATCTACCTCAGAAACCCAGTTGTTAGGTTAGAGGACAGCTACAGGGACCTAAAGCATTCCCCATCCTTCCCTTACGAGGATCCCTCTCCTCCAACTACCCACAGTGCCTCATCTGTGGTCACCTCCCTCAGGGATGTATCATCCCCTCTCACACCCAACGGAGGTTCACCTGTGATGGGATTGGCTGTCTCCTCAGTCCGCCTGCCCTCCAAGTCCACCTCCGCTATTCTGAGGTCCGGCCATCTGGCTGGGGGGGCGGTAGATCTCCGCAAGGTCAAGCGAGGGCGGGTCATCGGATACAAGACCCTATCCTATCCCCTCAGCAGGCAGAATGGAAAGATCCGGTACGAGTGCAACATCTGTGGCAAGATCTTCGGGCAGCTGTCAAACCTCAAG GTGCACCTGCGTGTGCATAGTGGCGAGCGCCCCTTCCGATGTCAGACCTGCAGTAAGGACTTCACTCAGCTGGCTCACCTGCAGAAACACTTCCTGGTTCACACGGGAGAGAAGCCACATGAGTGCCAG GTGTGCCACAAGCGTTTCAGCAGCACCAGCAACCTCAAGACCCACCAGCGACTCCACTCTGGGGAGAGGCCCTACCTGTGCAAGCTGTGTCCGGCCCGCTTCACCCAGTTTGTCCATCTCAAGCTCCACAAACACCTCCACAGTGGGGAGCGCCCTCACCACTGCCAGTACTGCTCCCGCTCCTACCTCCACCGCTGCAGTCTCCAGGTACATCTCCAGGGCTTCTGTCCAGCCCCGGCCCCCTCCTCGAACCTTCCCCATGGCCTCTTGCAGGAAGAGCTCCACCGCGTCAATGCAGAGATCGACAGGTTCGACCTGAGCGAGGCCGCGGAGCGCCTGGAGACTATGGCGGTCGAAGCAGAGATGGACAAGGGGAGCATCGGCACTCTGATTCGGGAAACTGAGCTGGTAACCTCCAGCCACCAGGGCTGCACTGGCGAGACCCTGTCTTTAGAACATAACGGCTACGAAGTAGCGGGGAAATCGTTGGTCCTCAGGCTGCATCACAGCGGCACACTACCTCATGATCCGACCAACATCAAACAAGAGACAGGCTGTATCTCAGAGGTGTGA
- the xkr5a gene encoding XK-related protein 5a — translation MPSAARTGCWIAWCQAILFGASALVIVAERSALMYCIGFYLWNEDMQWAGLTLGLLLPGTAAQFLSLKWYHDDGNERTCFLSVMHILHLGIFKRLWDCMLSVWYMQGSAGELGAAVMQQADVSALRLLEALLLTLPQTLLQTYILVATDVGFMSPVAMCCGLCLLSLSWAVVLYSRACCLIRPGHLAMPPAALVCQLLWRGGMLGARVASLMFFARVFNWWVLGVAGFHWLTASFWLVSQQPDICTGPWCWRLFNSALGVVHIFLFLNVKDGPSRFRMAGFYVVMLLENATLLLAASDFLSEASWDSLTLPTAVLCSFLLGTTSLVLYYRFLHPKSTEISQGLDHSHMGSTCLERDGSSPSLGDKSLPAASLHNHGSFSLSGVAGSLVEHPGSCGARPNDSCPCYHHHWLLIRLALKTGDVGKINRAYGAGGVAAMLDIEEYNPELKNKDGGTTTVAGGSCDGVSTSESLGKGLAPLSDCKEEFQSISEPTSNEAQEEEDDSLEMESPLESPVSDFKRSSPEGKSVFGDSPEPYFCPTESSSTLYFSADPQSPSSTSNPRLDREPGGLGEHASSGLSSVPSDPALHRNVRGLMGRVGPRYTSTPKLDSGTQDSSVPHLTGPRRQLILSHRNEEDHF, via the exons ATGCCCTCGGCTGCTCGGACCGGGTGTTGGATAGCGTGGTGCCAGGCAATCCTCTTTGGTGCGTCGGCGCTGGTTATTGTCGCCGAAAGAAGCGCGC TGATGTACTGTATAGGCTTTTACCTATGGAACGAGGACATGCAGTGGGCAGGCCTCACCCTTGGACTGCTGTTGCCAGGGACTGCTGCCCAGTTTCTAAGCTTGAAGTGGTACCATGACGACGGTAATGAGAGGACATGCTTCCTGTCAGTCATGCATATACTGCACTTGGGAATCTTCAAAAG GTTATGGGACTGTATGTTGTCAGTGTGGTACATGCAGGGCTCGGCTGGGGAACTTGGCGCCGCAGTGATGCAGCAGGCTGATGTTTCTGCCCTCCGCCTGTTGGAGGCGCTCTTACTCACCCTCCCTCAAACCCTGCTACAGACGTATATCCTGGTGGCCACAGATGTTGGCTTCATGTCTCCAG TGGCCATGTGCTGTGGCTTGTGCCTGCTGTCTCTGTCCTGGGCCGTGGTGCTGTACAGCCGGGCGTGCTGTCTGATCCGACCGGGCCACCTGGCCATGCCGCCTGCTGCCCTTGTGTGCCAGCTGCTGTGGAGGGGCGGAATGCTCGGCGCCAGGGTGGCCAGCCTCATGTTCTTTGCCCGGGTCTTCAACTGGTGGGTCCTTGGCgtggcag GCTTCCACTGGCTTACCGCCTCCTTCTGGCTGGTTTCCCAGCAACCAGACATCTGTACAGGCCCTTGGTGCTGGCGTCTGTTCAACAGTGCCCTGGGGGTGGTCCACATCTTCCTTTTTCTCAACGTCAAAGATGGACCATCGCGGTTCCGCATGGCCGGATTCTATGTG GTCATGCTGCTGGAGAACGCCACTCTTCTGCTGGCTGCCTCTGACTTCCTCAGTGAGGCATCGTGGGATAGCTTAACCCTCCCCACAGCTGTGCTGTGCAGCTTCCTGTTGG GCACCACTTCTCTGGTACTGTACTACCGCTTCCTCCACCCCAAGTCGACAGAGATCTCCCAGGGCCTCGACCACAGCCACATGGGCAGCACCTGTTTGGAGAGGGACGGGTCCTCGCCATCCTTAGGGGACAAGAGTCTCCCCGCCGCCTCCCTGCACAACCACGGCAGCTTCTCCCTGTCCGGGGTGGCCGGCTCGCTGGTGGAGCACCCTGGGAGTTGTGGTGCCAGGCCCAATGACTCGTGCCCCTGCTACCACCACCACTGGCTCCTGATCCGGCTGGCGCTGAAAACAGGAGACGTGGGGAAGATCAACCGGGCGTACGGTGCTGGCGGGGTGGCTGCCATGTTGGACATAGAGGAGTATAACCCGGAGCTGAAGAACAAAGATGGGGGGACAACCACTGTGGCCGGGGGCAGCTGCGACGGGGTCTCCACCTCCGAGTCCCTGGGGAAGGGCCTGGCACCCCTCTCCGACTGCAAGGAGGAATTCCAGAGCATCAGCGAGCCCACGTCCAACGAGgcccaggaggaagaggatgacagCCTGGAGATGGAAAGCCCACTGGAGTCGCCCGTGTCCGACTTCAAACGCAGCTCCCCTGAGGGGAAGTCGGTGTTTGGAGACAGCCCAGAGCCCTACTTCTGCCCCACCGAGTCCAGCTCCACGTTATACTTCAGTGCCGACCCCCAGTCCCCAAGCAGCACCAGTAACCCCCGCCTGGACAGAGAGCCAGGCGGCCTGGGCGAGCATGCCTCCTCAGGCCTCAGCTCTGTCCCCAGCGACCCTGCATTGCACCGAAATGTCCGGGGCttgatggggagggtggggcctcgctacacctccacccccaaacTGGACTCTGGAACGCAGGATTCCAGCGTGCCCCACCTCACAGGCCCCAGGAGGCAGCTGATACTGTCACACCGTAATGAAGAAGACCATTTTTAG
- the efhc1 gene encoding EF-hand domain-containing protein 1 isoform X2, which yields MSVNTGHGLPFLPGNSFPDITKSAFNLSQTLAYKNGYALPRRPTVGIGQTPLLSEQLTQNEFNKLSEETSLLTYGTTRRKPALDFIPAHVAYDKKVLRFYGYFQQKVLHSPDEEYRVRPVVIYYYLEDDSMLISEPTVENSGIPQGKLIKRHRLPKNDRGDPYHWKDLNQGMDLCVYGTRYRITHCDAFTQDFMESEGLVLNDPEPAPVDPYLTRRTPAQRSYVTPSDFDRLKQFVTMDRKVLRFYALWDHTDSLYGEARPVTIQYYLVDDSVEIREVHEHNSGRDPFPVLLRRQRLPKTTKPTCEPFPRCVLEVSSQEVQQYYTPKDFRVGETLMMMGRRFLLYDCDEFTKNFYKQNHPDIEIKPREVARKVEQDQKKSFPPYNGYGSLEDSLQNCFSLVPEPPKKDLMKMLENDHKELRYAARMDSQNAHDEGRRFILSYFLSDDMISIFETSTRNSGIIGGKFLEKTRIPKPGCCVDNPEFYGPADFAIGATLEVFRHRFILTDADHYVLKYLESISDQIPTQTLVSIRQKLGRGLEQGDDQTSTSPGLGHSSDEIKEAEQSS from the exons ATGTCTGTAAACACTGGCCATGGTTTACCTTTTTTGCCAGGAAATTCTTTTCCTGACATTACG AAGTCAGCTTTCAACCTGTCCCAAACATTGGCATACAAGAATGGGTATGCTCTTCCACGTCGGCCTACGGTGGGCATCGGACAAACCCCCCTCTTATCAGAGCAGCTGACCCAGAATGAGTTCAACAAGCTGTCCGAAGAGACCTCTCTTTTGACGTACGGCACCACCCGCCGTAAACCTGCCCTGGATTTCATCCCTGCTCATGTGGCCTATGACAAGAAG GTGCTGCGTTTCTATGGATACTTTCAACAGAAAGTGCTGCACTCTCCGGATGAGGAGTACCGCGTTCGTCCTGTGGTCATCTACTACTACCTGGAGGACGACAGCATGCTCATCTCTGAGCCTACGGTGGAGAATTCTGGGATACCCCAGGGAAAGCTGATCAAGCGCCATCGTTTGCCCAAGAATGACCGGGGTGACCCCTACCACTGGAAGGACCTGAACCAAGGCATGGACTTGTGTGTGTACGGTACACGCTATCGCATCACACACTGTGATGCCTTCACACAG GACTTCATGGAGAGTGAGGGCCTGGTCCTGAACGACCCGGAGCCGGCCCCGGTCGACCCCTACCTCACACGGCGTACCCCGGCCCAGCGCTCTTACGTCACCCCCTCTGACTTCGACCGTCTGAAGCAGTTTGTGACCATGGACCGCAAG GTGCTGCGTTTCTATGCGCTGTGGGACCACACTGACTCCCTGTACGGAGAGGCCCGACCCGTCACCATCCAGTACTACCTGGTGGATGACTCTGTGGAGATCCGTGAGGTCCACGAGCACAACAGTGGGCGAGACCCCTTCCCAGTGCTGCTTCGCAGACAGAGGCTGCCCAAGACCACCAAACCAACCTGTG AGCCATTTCCCAGATGTGTGCTGGAGGTGTCATCACAGGAAGTACAACAGTACTACACCCCGAAGGACTTCCGGGTAGGGGAGACGCTCATGATGATGGGGAGACGTTTTCTGCTGTATGACTGTGATGAGTTCACCAAGAACTTCTACAAGCAGAACCACCCCGACATTGAGATTAAGCCCAGGGAAGTGGCCAGGAAGGTGGAACAGGACCAGAAAAAA AGCTTTCCGCCTTACAATGGTTACGGATCCTTGGAGGATTCACTCCAGAACTGCTTCTCTCTGGTGCCTGAGCCCCCCAAGAAGGACCTGATGAAGATGCTGGAGAACGACCACAAAGAGCTACGCTATGCTGCTAGGATG GACTCTCAGAATGCTCATGATGAGGGCCGGCGCTTCATCCTCTCCTACTTCCTGTCCGATGACATGATCAGTATTTTCGAGACGTCCACACGCAATTCTGGGATAATCGGCGGCAAGTTCCTGGAGAAGACTCGCATTCCAAAGCCAGGCTGCTGCGTGGACAACCCCGAATTCTATGGGCCTGCCGACTTTGCCATTGGAGCTACCTTAGAGG TTTTCAGACACAGATTCATATTGACCGATGCTGACCACTATGTGCTCAAATACCTGGAGTCCATCTCGGACCAGATCCCCACTCAGACACTGGTGTCCATTAGGCAGAAGCTTGGCCGGGGTCTGGAACAGGGAGACGACCAAACCAGCACCTCTCCTGGGTTGGGTCACAGCTCAG ATGAGATTAAAGAAGCAGAGCAGTCTTCATGA
- the efhc1 gene encoding EF-hand domain-containing protein 1 isoform X1, with protein sequence MSVNTGHGLPFLPGNSFPDITKSAFNLSQTLAYKNGYALPRRPTVGIGQTPLLSEQLTQNEFNKLSEETSLLTYGTTRRKPALDFIPAHVAYDKKVLRFYGYFQQKVLHSPDEEYRVRPVVIYYYLEDDSMLISEPTVENSGIPQGKLIKRHRLPKNDRGDPYHWKDLNQGMDLCVYGTRYRITHCDAFTQDFMESEGLVLNDPEPAPVDPYLTRRTPAQRSYVTPSDFDRLKQFVTMDRKVLRFYALWDHTDSLYGEARPVTIQYYLVDDSVEIREVHEHNSGRDPFPVLLRRQRLPKTTKPTCEPFPRCVLEVSSQEVQQYYTPKDFRVGETLMMMGRRFLLYDCDEFTKNFYKQNHPDIEIKPREVARKVEQDQKKSFPPYNGYGSLEDSLQNCFSLVPEPPKKDLMKMLENDHKELRYAARMDSQNAHDEGRRFILSYFLSDDMISIFETSTRNSGIIGGKFLEKTRIPKPGCCVDNPEFYGPADFAIGATLEVFRHRFILTDADHYVLKYLESISDQIPTQTLVSIRQKLGRGLEQGDDQTSTSPGLGHSSGNTAIFLASGSRYNCL encoded by the exons ATGTCTGTAAACACTGGCCATGGTTTACCTTTTTTGCCAGGAAATTCTTTTCCTGACATTACG AAGTCAGCTTTCAACCTGTCCCAAACATTGGCATACAAGAATGGGTATGCTCTTCCACGTCGGCCTACGGTGGGCATCGGACAAACCCCCCTCTTATCAGAGCAGCTGACCCAGAATGAGTTCAACAAGCTGTCCGAAGAGACCTCTCTTTTGACGTACGGCACCACCCGCCGTAAACCTGCCCTGGATTTCATCCCTGCTCATGTGGCCTATGACAAGAAG GTGCTGCGTTTCTATGGATACTTTCAACAGAAAGTGCTGCACTCTCCGGATGAGGAGTACCGCGTTCGTCCTGTGGTCATCTACTACTACCTGGAGGACGACAGCATGCTCATCTCTGAGCCTACGGTGGAGAATTCTGGGATACCCCAGGGAAAGCTGATCAAGCGCCATCGTTTGCCCAAGAATGACCGGGGTGACCCCTACCACTGGAAGGACCTGAACCAAGGCATGGACTTGTGTGTGTACGGTACACGCTATCGCATCACACACTGTGATGCCTTCACACAG GACTTCATGGAGAGTGAGGGCCTGGTCCTGAACGACCCGGAGCCGGCCCCGGTCGACCCCTACCTCACACGGCGTACCCCGGCCCAGCGCTCTTACGTCACCCCCTCTGACTTCGACCGTCTGAAGCAGTTTGTGACCATGGACCGCAAG GTGCTGCGTTTCTATGCGCTGTGGGACCACACTGACTCCCTGTACGGAGAGGCCCGACCCGTCACCATCCAGTACTACCTGGTGGATGACTCTGTGGAGATCCGTGAGGTCCACGAGCACAACAGTGGGCGAGACCCCTTCCCAGTGCTGCTTCGCAGACAGAGGCTGCCCAAGACCACCAAACCAACCTGTG AGCCATTTCCCAGATGTGTGCTGGAGGTGTCATCACAGGAAGTACAACAGTACTACACCCCGAAGGACTTCCGGGTAGGGGAGACGCTCATGATGATGGGGAGACGTTTTCTGCTGTATGACTGTGATGAGTTCACCAAGAACTTCTACAAGCAGAACCACCCCGACATTGAGATTAAGCCCAGGGAAGTGGCCAGGAAGGTGGAACAGGACCAGAAAAAA AGCTTTCCGCCTTACAATGGTTACGGATCCTTGGAGGATTCACTCCAGAACTGCTTCTCTCTGGTGCCTGAGCCCCCCAAGAAGGACCTGATGAAGATGCTGGAGAACGACCACAAAGAGCTACGCTATGCTGCTAGGATG GACTCTCAGAATGCTCATGATGAGGGCCGGCGCTTCATCCTCTCCTACTTCCTGTCCGATGACATGATCAGTATTTTCGAGACGTCCACACGCAATTCTGGGATAATCGGCGGCAAGTTCCTGGAGAAGACTCGCATTCCAAAGCCAGGCTGCTGCGTGGACAACCCCGAATTCTATGGGCCTGCCGACTTTGCCATTGGAGCTACCTTAGAGG TTTTCAGACACAGATTCATATTGACCGATGCTGACCACTATGTGCTCAAATACCTGGAGTCCATCTCGGACCAGATCCCCACTCAGACACTGGTGTCCATTAGGCAGAAGCTTGGCCGGGGTCTGGAACAGGGAGACGACCAAACCAGCACCTCTCCTGGGTTGGGTCACAGCTCAGGTAACACAGCCATTTTTCTGGCTTCTGGTTCAAGATACAACTGTTTATAA
- the LOC124487365 gene encoding PR domain zinc finger protein 1-like isoform X2 has protein sequence MRYVNPACRPEEQNLAACQTGMAIYFYTVQPVCPGQELLVWYCPEFAQRLNCLPPPIRLVTERMGQSGSQEKTSEKRGYSVSEILRKEHTKRHPTSSPLRPTSPPSRHPVFPLCPQVVYPIHPCVDLLDHPSYKPVRYCGPSTPIRPASYPVAPHIHFPVKHNLGALAMGKHYPESSLSGRSNTSLRHAPYLIPTYPQSLNNILPQPHSFFSDRLQSHLPHPLLSFEGYLHFPPPPASEHTPLALPVALTNSNKASTCTLTNRGKDFEDFTNSTNIYLRNPVVRLEDSYRDLKHSPSFPYEDPSPPTTHSASSVVTSLRDVSSPLTPNGGSPVMGLAVSSVRLPSKSTSAILRSGHLAGGAVDLRKVKRGRVIGYKTLSYPLSRQNGKIRYECNICGKIFGQLSNLKVHLRVHSGERPFRCQTCSKDFTQLAHLQKHFLVHTGEKPHECQVCHKRFSSTSNLKTHQRLHSGERPYLCKLCPARFTQFVHLKLHKHLHSGERPHHCQYCSRSYLHRCSLQVHLQGFCPAPAPSSNLPHGLLQEELHRVNAEIDRFDLSEAAERLETMAVEAEMDKGSIGTLIRETELVTSSHQGCTGETLSLEHNGYEVAGKSLVLRLHHSGTLPHDPTNIKQETGCISEV, from the exons ATGCGGTATGTTAACCCTGCGTGTCGTCCGGAAGAGCAGAACCTGGCAGCATGCCAGACTGGCATGGCCATCTACTTCTATACCGTACAGCCCGTGTGCCCGGGCCAGGAGCTGCTGGTATGGTACTGCCCGGAGTTTGCTCAACGCCTCAACTGCCTTCCACCCCCGATACGGCTGGTGACGGAGAGGATGG GGCAGAGTGGGAGTCAGGAGAAGACCTCAGAGAAGAGAGGATACAGTGTGTCGGAAATCCTCAGGAAGGAGCATACCAAGCGTCatcccacctccagccccctaCGGCCCACCAGCCCCCCATCCCGGCACCCTGTCTTCCCCCTGTGTCCTCAGGTGGTCTACCCCATCCACCCCTGCGTGGACCTCCTCGACCATCCCAGCTACAAACCTGTCAGATACTGTGGCCCTTCAACCCCCATTAGACCAGCAAGTTATCCTGTAGCACCCCATATCCACTTCCCTGTCAAGCACAACCTGGGTGCTCTTGCCATGGGCAAACATTACCCAGAGTCCTCTCTGTCTGGTCGATCAAACACAAGTCTACGGCATGCACCCTACCTCATTCCTACCTACCCGCAAAGCCTCAACAACATCCTACCTCAACCACACTCCTTCTTCAGCGATAGACTTCAATCCCATCTTCCACATCCCTTACTTTCTTTTGAAGGTTATCTGCACTTCCCGCCTCCCCCAGCCAGTGAGCATACACCCCTGGCACTTCCTGTAGCATTGACCAATAGCAACAAAGCCAGCACGTGCACTCTGACAAATAGAGGCAAAGATTTTGAAGACTTCACAAATTCAACTAATATCTACCTCAGAAACCCAGTTGTTAGGTTAGAGGACAGCTACAGGGACCTAAAGCATTCCCCATCCTTCCCTTACGAGGATCCCTCTCCTCCAACTACCCACAGTGCCTCATCTGTGGTCACCTCCCTCAGGGATGTATCATCCCCTCTCACACCCAACGGAGGTTCACCTGTGATGGGATTGGCTGTCTCCTCAGTCCGCCTGCCCTCCAAGTCCACCTCCGCTATTCTGAGGTCCGGCCATCTGGCTGGGGGGGCGGTAGATCTCCGCAAGGTCAAGCGAGGGCGGGTCATCGGATACAAGACCCTATCCTATCCCCTCAGCAGGCAGAATGGAAAGATCCGGTACGAGTGCAACATCTGTGGCAAGATCTTCGGGCAGCTGTCAAACCTCAAG GTGCACCTGCGTGTGCATAGTGGCGAGCGCCCCTTCCGATGTCAGACCTGCAGTAAGGACTTCACTCAGCTGGCTCACCTGCAGAAACACTTCCTGGTTCACACGGGAGAGAAGCCACATGAGTGCCAG GTGTGCCACAAGCGTTTCAGCAGCACCAGCAACCTCAAGACCCACCAGCGACTCCACTCTGGGGAGAGGCCCTACCTGTGCAAGCTGTGTCCGGCCCGCTTCACCCAGTTTGTCCATCTCAAGCTCCACAAACACCTCCACAGTGGGGAGCGCCCTCACCACTGCCAGTACTGCTCCCGCTCCTACCTCCACCGCTGCAGTCTCCAGGTACATCTCCAGGGCTTCTGTCCAGCCCCGGCCCCCTCCTCGAACCTTCCCCATGGCCTCTTGCAGGAAGAGCTCCACCGCGTCAATGCAGAGATCGACAGGTTCGACCTGAGCGAGGCCGCGGAGCGCCTGGAGACTATGGCGGTCGAAGCAGAGATGGACAAGGGGAGCATCGGCACTCTGATTCGGGAAACTGAGCTGGTAACCTCCAGCCACCAGGGCTGCACTGGCGAGACCCTGTCTTTAGAACATAACGGCTACGAAGTAGCGGGGAAATCGTTGGTCCTCAGGCTGCATCACAGCGGCACACTACCTCATGATCCGACCAACATCAAACAAGAGACAGGCTGTATCTCAGAGGTGTGA